A genome region from bacterium SCSIO 12844 includes the following:
- the rlmE gene encoding 23S rRNA (uridine(2552)-2'-O)-methyltransferase RlmE: protein MAKSSSSKRWLQEHFTDQYVQQSKKDGFRSRAAYKLIELNNKYKLFKPGMTLVDLGAAPGGWSQAALSILKDEGKVFALDILPMDPIAGVTFIQGDFTEDTPYQELLKLTANDCIDWVISDMAPNFSGNKTTDQTKSIYLVELAIAFAQETLQPHGSFLAKAFHGKGFEKLVKSLKSQYKQVIISKPDASRARSSEVYLIARDKNQ, encoded by the coding sequence ATGGCTAAATCATCCAGCAGCAAGCGCTGGCTACAAGAACATTTCACTGATCAATACGTTCAGCAGTCTAAAAAAGATGGTTTTCGCTCTCGAGCGGCATATAAACTAATAGAACTTAATAATAAATATAAGCTTTTTAAACCTGGTATGACGCTTGTTGATTTAGGTGCTGCACCAGGTGGTTGGTCACAAGCTGCATTAAGTATACTCAAAGATGAAGGTAAAGTATTTGCACTTGATATTTTACCAATGGATCCAATTGCAGGTGTCACGTTTATTCAAGGAGATTTCACTGAAGATACGCCCTATCAAGAGTTATTAAAATTAACTGCAAATGATTGTATTGACTGGGTTATATCTGATATGGCACCTAATTTCAGTGGTAATAAAACAACTGATCAAACAAAGTCTATTTATTTAGTAGAGTTAGCCATTGCATTTGCTCAAGAAACACTTCAACCTCACGGATCATTTTTAGCAAAAGCTTTCCATGGAAAAGGCTTTGAAAAACTAGTTAAATCACTAAAATCACAGTATAAACAAGTAATTATATCTAAGCCTGATGCTTCTCGTGCTCGCTCTAGTGAAGTATATCTTATTGCACGTGATAAAAATCAATAA
- a CDS encoding MarR family transcriptional regulator, protein MSQKQKTKIQELMFLLTDSSNIVRRVYNSHAKKLGINSIDRRALVYINYCAGLTQVELAKFLDIEAQNLILILDRLAKQDLIRKEQHPEDRRAKCLFLTDKGKSLLDKLNRTLQSKVHPQIIDGLEDEEFETLYNAIIKIKSNLQNVDTANI, encoded by the coding sequence ATGTCTCAAAAACAAAAAACAAAGATTCAAGAGTTAATGTTTTTATTAACTGACTCATCAAATATTGTGCGTCGAGTTTATAATAGCCATGCAAAAAAATTAGGTATCAACTCAATTGATCGTCGTGCTTTAGTTTATATCAATTATTGTGCAGGTTTAACTCAAGTAGAATTAGCTAAATTTCTTGATATTGAAGCACAAAACTTAATTTTGATCTTAGATCGTTTAGCTAAGCAAGACTTAATTAGAAAAGAACAGCACCCAGAAGATCGCCGTGCTAAATGTCTTTTCTTAACTGATAAAGGTAAAAGCTTACTTGATAAACTTAATCGTACTTTACAATCTAAGGTACACCCTCAGATTATTGATGGTTTAGAAGATGAAGAATTTGAAACGTTATACAATGCTATTATTAAAATCAAATCAAACCTTCAAAACGTTGACACAGCAAATATCTAA
- the hcp gene encoding hydroxylamine reductase has translation MFCNQCEQTFRHDQSIGCTLKGVCGKMPSTAALQNVIIYALEGLSVYLYNLRKNQIINEEISKYILYSTFSTLTNVNFDDQALINIIKKLSGYITEMRNKCNMLNIKLDKTPKEILFNVSEHTNASLVQLGNTIARKQKNNLINEDIDSLRNLILYGIKGICAYAHHASILDKTDHAIFEKIEYSFYLLAIKESDNNTLLNWAVNLGSVNFEVLKLLNDGHLDAFGTPQPTKVNITAKKGKAILVSGHDLKDLEAILKATEDTGINVYTHGEMLPGNSYPKLSQYKHLIGNYGGAWQNQHIDFAKFPGAIIVTSNCIQKPMPEYENRLFTTGPVGWPGIQHISDNEYKQLIDSAMKQPGFNEDEAEKQIMVGFGKDTVLSLADKIIDNVKSGSIRRFYLIGGCDGAELSRNYFTEIAEHIDKNSIILTLGCAKYRFNKQEFGDINGIPRLLDIGQCNDSYSAIQIAIALANAFQCSVNELPLSFYISWLEQKAVAVFLTLLYLGITDIHLGPKLPGFLSQNILNTLIEKYNIKPTTNALSDLQAEAIY, from the coding sequence ATGTTCTGTAATCAATGTGAACAAACGTTTAGACACGATCAAAGTATTGGATGTACCCTAAAAGGTGTTTGCGGCAAAATGCCCTCAACTGCAGCATTACAAAATGTCATTATCTATGCATTAGAAGGTTTATCAGTCTATCTATATAACCTAAGAAAAAATCAAATCATTAATGAAGAAATTAGCAAATATATCTTATATTCAACTTTTAGCACTTTAACTAATGTTAATTTTGATGATCAAGCACTTATTAATATAATTAAAAAATTAAGCGGCTATATCACTGAAATGAGAAATAAATGCAATATGCTTAATATTAAACTTGATAAGACACCCAAAGAAATTTTATTTAATGTATCAGAGCATACAAATGCCTCTTTAGTACAACTAGGAAATACGATTGCAAGAAAACAAAAAAATAACCTTATAAATGAGGATATCGACAGCCTTAGAAATCTCATTTTATATGGAATTAAAGGCATTTGCGCCTATGCGCATCATGCTTCAATATTAGATAAGACTGATCATGCAATATTTGAAAAAATTGAATACTCATTTTATTTATTAGCTATTAAAGAATCTGATAATAACACACTACTTAATTGGGCTGTTAACTTAGGTTCTGTTAATTTTGAAGTTTTAAAATTATTAAATGATGGGCATTTAGATGCTTTTGGCACCCCTCAACCAACTAAAGTAAATATCACAGCTAAAAAAGGCAAAGCGATCTTAGTGAGTGGCCACGATTTAAAAGACCTTGAAGCAATACTCAAAGCTACTGAAGATACAGGAATCAATGTATATACACATGGTGAAATGCTACCTGGAAATAGTTATCCTAAACTTAGTCAGTATAAACATTTAATTGGAAATTATGGTGGCGCTTGGCAAAACCAACACATAGATTTTGCCAAATTTCCAGGCGCTATTATAGTAACCAGCAACTGCATTCAAAAACCAATGCCAGAATATGAAAATAGGCTATTCACAACAGGTCCTGTTGGCTGGCCTGGCATTCAACATATTAGTGACAATGAATATAAACAACTTATCGACAGCGCCATGAAACAACCTGGTTTTAATGAGGATGAAGCTGAAAAACAAATTATGGTTGGCTTTGGAAAAGATACTGTTTTAAGTCTTGCTGATAAAATCATTGACAATGTTAAATCGGGTTCAATTAGACGATTCTATCTTATTGGAGGTTGTGATGGTGCTGAGCTCAGTAGAAATTATTTTACTGAAATAGCAGAACATATTGATAAAAATTCTATCATTCTAACATTAGGTTGTGCAAAATACAGGTTCAATAAGCAAGAGTTTGGTGATATTAATGGTATTCCAAGATTATTAGATATTGGCCAGTGCAATGATTCATATTCTGCTATACAAATTGCTATTGCTTTAGCTAATGCTTTTCAATGTAGCGTCAATGAATTACCATTATCTTTTTATATTTCATGGTTAGAGCAAAAAGCTGTAGCTGTATTTTTAACTTTACTATATTTAGGAATTACAGATATACACCTAGGGCCAAAATTACCTGGTTTTCTAAGCCAAAATATCCTAAACACCTTAATAGAAAAATATAATATTAAACCAACTACTAATGCCCTTAGTGACCTTCAAGCAGAAGCAATCTATTAA
- a CDS encoding KpsF/GutQ family sugar-phosphate isomerase codes for MDYLSNAREVFTIETDAINQVKKSLDQQFVEACEILFNVKGRVIVIGMGKSGHIGNKIAATLASTGTPSFFIHPAEAAHGDFGMITKDDIIVAISNSGNTEEIIKLLPLISRLNIPLISITGNKNSMLAKSATVNLDIHVNKEACPHNLAPTASTTVTLVLGDALAIALLKARGFTEEDFAFSHPAGTLGKRLILRVKDLMKTGDKIPKVAPKTSLEEAIITITEKGLGMTTVVDDKNHLLGIFTDGDLRRIFASGYDIKTTPIANIMIKTPKIITENDMATKAVHMMESYKITSLVVINDKREILGIIHMHDLLQSGVV; via the coding sequence ATGGACTATTTAAGTAATGCACGTGAAGTGTTTACTATTGAGACTGACGCAATTAATCAAGTTAAAAAAAGTTTAGATCAACAATTTGTTGAAGCTTGTGAAATTCTGTTTAATGTTAAAGGACGCGTTATTGTCATTGGTATGGGTAAATCTGGTCACATTGGCAATAAAATTGCTGCAACATTAGCAAGCACTGGAACGCCATCTTTTTTTATCCACCCTGCTGAAGCAGCTCATGGTGATTTCGGCATGATTACTAAAGATGATATTATTGTCGCTATTTCAAACTCTGGCAATACAGAAGAAATTATTAAACTACTACCTTTAATTAGTCGCCTTAATATCCCACTTATTTCTATTACAGGAAATAAAAACTCAATGCTTGCTAAGTCAGCTACGGTTAATTTAGATATTCATGTCAATAAAGAAGCTTGCCCACATAACTTAGCTCCTACCGCAAGCACAACCGTAACTTTAGTTCTAGGTGATGCACTTGCCATTGCATTATTAAAAGCTAGAGGATTTACAGAAGAAGACTTTGCTTTTTCACATCCAGCAGGAACTTTAGGAAAACGTTTAATTTTGCGTGTAAAAGATTTAATGAAAACTGGTGATAAAATCCCGAAAGTTGCACCTAAGACTTCTTTAGAAGAAGCCATTATAACTATTACTGAAAAAGGCCTAGGTATGACAACTGTCGTTGATGATAAAAACCATTTACTAGGTATTTTCACTGATGGCGATTTAAGACGTATTTTTGCTAGTGGTTATGATATTAAAACAACACCAATTGCTAATATCATGATTAAAACGCCTAAAATAATTACTGAAAATGACATGGCAACTAAGGCAGTTCATATGATGGAGTCTTATAAAATAACTTCTTTAGTTGTTATCAATGATAAAAGAGAAATACTTGGCATTATTCATATGCATGATTTATTACAATCTGGCGTTGTTTAA
- a CDS encoding peptide chain release factor 3, with protein MSSLLKEQLSKRRTFAIISHPDAGKTTITEKLLLFGGAIQLAGEIKGKKASRHATSDWMELEKQRGISVTTSVMQFDYKNTVINLLDTPGHEDFSEDTYRTLTAVDSALMVIDGVKGVEARTIKLMEVCRLRTTPIITFINKFDRDVRDPLELMDEVESVLNIHCVPMTWPIGMGKFFKGVYHLYEDRIYLYETGHGSHIHDFETIDGLDNPLVDEKLGDLADDLRSEIELVKGAGNEFNHQEYLEGKITPVFFGTALGNFGVKQLLDAFADYAPVPLVRKTTTREVNPDEQKLTGFVFKIQANMDPQHRDRIAFFRVCSGHYKKGMKLFHVRTNKQMQIANALTFMAGDREHVEEAYPGDVIGLHNHGSIQIGDTFTQGESLKFTGIPNFAPELFRRIQLKDPLKMKALQKGLTELSEEGAAQVFRPLSSNDLIVGAVGVLQFDVVAHRLQYEYGVKCAYDTINVHTARWVECSDGKIMDTFRKKCFENLALDSAENLTYLAPTRVNLSLTEERHPDVVFRATREH; from the coding sequence ATGAGTAGTTTATTAAAAGAACAATTATCTAAGCGCCGTACCTTTGCCATTATTTCCCATCCAGATGCAGGTAAAACAACCATTACTGAAAAACTGTTACTTTTTGGTGGTGCAATCCAACTTGCTGGTGAAATTAAAGGTAAAAAAGCATCTAGGCATGCTACTTCAGATTGGATGGAGCTTGAAAAGCAGCGTGGTATTTCAGTCACAACTTCTGTTATGCAATTTGATTATAAAAATACAGTTATTAATTTATTAGATACACCAGGCCATGAAGACTTCTCTGAAGATACTTATCGCACGTTAACTGCAGTTGATTCTGCATTAATGGTTATTGATGGTGTTAAAGGTGTTGAAGCGCGTACAATTAAATTGATGGAAGTTTGTCGACTTAGAACGACACCGATTATCACTTTTATAAATAAATTTGATCGTGATGTGCGTGATCCGTTAGAACTAATGGATGAAGTAGAGTCAGTTTTAAATATTCATTGTGTGCCTATGACTTGGCCAATTGGGATGGGCAAGTTTTTTAAGGGTGTTTATCACCTATATGAAGATCGTATTTATTTGTATGAAACTGGTCATGGTTCACATATACATGACTTTGAAACCATCGATGGGCTTGATAATCCTTTAGTTGATGAAAAATTAGGAGATCTTGCAGATGATCTTCGTTCGGAGATAGAGCTTGTTAAAGGTGCTGGCAATGAATTTAATCATCAAGAATATTTAGAAGGTAAAATAACGCCTGTATTTTTTGGTACAGCATTAGGTAATTTTGGCGTTAAGCAACTATTAGATGCGTTTGCTGATTATGCGCCAGTCCCGTTAGTAAGGAAAACAACCACGCGCGAAGTGAATCCTGATGAACAAAAATTAACTGGTTTTGTATTTAAAATACAGGCCAATATGGACCCACAACATCGTGATCGTATTGCATTTTTTAGAGTTTGTTCAGGTCATTATAAAAAAGGTATGAAGTTATTTCATGTTAGAACAAATAAGCAAATGCAAATAGCGAATGCCTTAACTTTTATGGCTGGTGATCGTGAACATGTAGAAGAAGCATATCCTGGTGATGTCATTGGTTTGCATAATCATGGTAGTATTCAAATCGGTGATACATTTACACAAGGAGAATCACTTAAATTTACCGGTATTCCAAATTTTGCACCTGAGTTGTTTCGTCGAATTCAATTAAAAGACCCACTTAAGATGAAAGCTTTGCAAAAAGGCTTGACTGAATTATCTGAAGAAGGTGCTGCACAAGTATTTAGACCACTCAGTAGTAATGACTTAATTGTAGGTGCAGTAGGTGTGCTACAATTTGATGTGGTAGCTCACCGTTTACAATATGAGTATGGTGTAAAATGTGCTTATGATACAATTAATGTTCATACCGCTCGTTGGGTTGAGTGTTCGGATGGTAAAATAATGGATACTTTTCGAAAAAAATGTTTTGAAAATCTTGCATTAGATTCTGCTGAAAATTTAACTTATCTTGCGCCAACACGAGTAAATTTATCTTTAACTGAAGAGCGTCACCCTGATGTTGTTTTTCGGGCAACACGAGAGCATTAA
- a CDS encoding ProQ/FinO family protein produces the protein MSDGRKKLSAFEQLKSLVKGKKGTSQSEKSTNKHQGKSDYTNRQDNRKPNQKRPSQQRGHTSGHNQQMRTPQFGQKMNRQQQSVRPDTQKEAEVMVSVNLQDQMEVESRRLFGWLCRNFPGCFNPKAKKPLKVGINDDIVQAFLARTQRQIHFGVLTRVLRRYVGDQAYQKAILEHKKRFNLEGEAVEDISDEHLEHAQIRLEELQEKARLRAQGVDPRTVMSKYKNEEEKEYTSQSSENDSDEATTTSEQVETSKPENELETTKQKDTDSNE, from the coding sequence ATGTCTGATGGTAGAAAAAAACTAAGTGCTTTTGAACAATTAAAATCTTTGGTAAAAGGTAAAAAAGGTACTTCACAATCAGAAAAGAGTACTAATAAGCACCAAGGTAAGTCGGATTATACAAATCGACAAGATAATAGAAAACCTAATCAAAAGCGTCCCAGCCAGCAACGAGGTCATACAAGCGGCCATAACCAGCAAATGCGCACACCACAGTTTGGTCAAAAAATGAATCGCCAGCAACAAAGTGTTCGACCAGATACGCAAAAAGAAGCAGAAGTTATGGTTTCTGTTAATCTTCAAGATCAGATGGAAGTTGAATCTCGACGTTTATTTGGCTGGCTATGTAGAAATTTTCCGGGTTGCTTTAACCCTAAAGCTAAAAAGCCACTAAAAGTTGGTATTAATGACGATATCGTTCAAGCTTTCTTAGCGCGTACTCAAAGACAAATTCACTTTGGTGTTTTAACTCGTGTTTTACGTCGTTATGTTGGTGATCAAGCATATCAAAAAGCAATTCTTGAGCATAAAAAGCGTTTTAATTTAGAAGGTGAAGCAGTAGAAGATATCTCTGATGAACATTTAGAACATGCTCAAATTAGATTAGAAGAACTTCAAGAAAAAGCACGTTTAAGAGCACAAGGTGTCGATCCAAGAACTGTGATGTCAAAGTATAAAAATGAAGAAGAAAAAGAATACACTAGTCAGTCAAGTGAAAATGATTCTGACGAGGCAACTACAACATCTGAGCAAGTAGAAACATCTAAACCTGAAAATGAATTAGAAACGACAAAGCAAAAAGATACTGACTCAAATGAGTAG
- a CDS encoding glycosyltransferase family 4 protein: MDKKIKALIYVPHGSVPDQRGFAPAIVALKQTELLSRKRFTPSILSAVENLKSYDEYNNIPIYRYEHSKLYKRLFTKITKLNPYPLEKVAAKYLNKIKADLLHVHQLDFNVKQFRKYNPKIPVILHAHISGRSYNDKLEEANYYIAASDFIKDNMISKGFPKDKISVISNAVDTNVFKPLTEQKNNQFKQENKISDQSFVITFAGRKQNIKGFHTFLTTLDKLTKSHPQVIGIAIGADIIENNTHLENYNNLSQLRAKLKNNHKLIDLSPCPHQILNQWFNISDAVICPSLAEPQGMIMIEAMSSGSILISNRIGGIAKSVINQKTGILLDDFENSDLYTQVIEDIIANKPNYSFMKSNARSHILENYTWQKWVKQLESIYIKVLV, from the coding sequence ATGGATAAAAAAATTAAAGCGCTTATTTATGTTCCTCACGGATCAGTACCTGATCAAAGAGGATTTGCTCCAGCAATTGTAGCACTGAAACAAACGGAATTATTATCTCGAAAACGTTTCACGCCATCTATACTCTCTGCAGTTGAGAATTTAAAATCATACGATGAGTATAACAACATACCTATTTATCGTTATGAACATAGCAAACTATATAAAAGACTTTTTACTAAAATCACAAAACTAAACCCTTATCCTCTAGAAAAGGTAGCAGCAAAATACCTTAATAAGATTAAGGCAGATTTACTCCATGTTCATCAATTAGATTTTAATGTTAAGCAGTTTCGTAAATATAACCCTAAAATTCCAGTTATTTTACATGCTCACATATCTGGTCGTTCTTACAATGATAAACTAGAAGAAGCCAATTATTATATTGCTGCATCTGACTTTATTAAAGACAATATGATAAGCAAAGGCTTTCCAAAAGATAAAATTTCAGTTATTTCAAATGCTGTTGATACAAATGTTTTTAAACCTCTTACTGAACAAAAAAACAATCAATTTAAGCAAGAAAATAAAATTTCAGACCAGTCATTTGTTATAACTTTTGCAGGCAGGAAGCAAAATATAAAAGGATTTCATACTTTTTTAACTACGTTAGATAAGCTAACAAAGAGTCACCCCCAAGTAATCGGTATTGCTATCGGTGCAGATATTATTGAAAATAATACACATTTAGAAAACTATAATAACTTATCTCAACTAAGAGCAAAGCTTAAGAATAATCATAAATTAATTGATTTATCCCCTTGTCCTCACCAAATATTAAATCAATGGTTTAATATTTCTGATGCAGTTATTTGTCCTTCACTTGCTGAGCCTCAGGGAATGATTATGATTGAAGCAATGTCTTCAGGCTCAATTTTAATTAGTAATCGAATTGGCGGTATTGCCAAGTCAGTAATTAATCAAAAGACTGGCATTTTATTAGATGACTTTGAAAATTCAGATCTATATACACAAGTAATAGAAGATATAATTGCAAATAAGCCTAACTATAGTTTTATGAAGTCTAATGCAAGATCACATATTTTAGAAAACTATACATGGCAAAAATGGGTCAAACAATTAGAATCTATCTATATAAAAGTATTAGTCTAA
- a CDS encoding gamma-glutamyl-gamma-aminobutyrate hydrolase family protein (Members of this family of hydrolases with an active site Cys residue belong to MEROPS family C26.) — translation MQLKLLIVSAENVFSEVISHILHELNVGSEIISSFDLIEKTEMIQKYDGMIYAGSSEESNQADDYKIIAQIKQQIPIFGIGSGMQAIVCAFNGKVVKSKNPSFAEKSVIKHFNKGVFTDLPKRFSVVRYHAFVADQNTFPHDELMVTAQVDNDYSIMGIKHRVYPIEGVQFNPESIQTSYGKELFEAFIQRVKSTKLSYT, via the coding sequence ATGCAATTAAAGCTATTAATCGTTAGTGCTGAAAATGTATTTTCTGAAGTTATAAGTCATATATTACATGAGTTAAATGTAGGATCTGAAATTATATCATCATTTGATTTGATTGAAAAAACCGAAATGATTCAGAAGTATGATGGAATGATTTATGCGGGAAGTAGTGAAGAATCTAATCAAGCAGACGATTATAAAATTATAGCGCAAATAAAACAACAAATACCAATTTTTGGTATAGGTTCTGGGATGCAAGCAATTGTATGTGCATTTAATGGTAAGGTTGTAAAATCTAAAAATCCTTCATTTGCAGAAAAAAGTGTTATTAAACATTTTAATAAAGGTGTTTTTACTGATCTACCTAAGCGATTTAGTGTCGTTCGCTATCATGCTTTTGTTGCTGATCAAAATACTTTTCCACATGATGAGCTCATGGTTACAGCACAAGTTGATAATGATTATTCAATTATGGGAATAAAGCATCGAGTATATCCTATAGAGGGTGTTCAGTTTAACCCAGAGAGTATTCAAACAAGCTATGGTAAAGAGCTATTTGAAGCATTTATTCAACGAGTGAAATCAACTAAGTTAAGTTATACTTAA
- a CDS encoding chorismate-binding protein: protein MIEVKSKLQKLDRFVSANNAYLKLRQVLSEDELFLLESLSGSKADKNKVLVGFNPMLNLILQNNLLKVTGNDYLSDAVVGEIKSNCELSEVDKNQFKLSSKAQLLETLRLVESLFDIDYLGSHRGFQFGFFGYIDGGINEAFDQALVSNKDEVCIDLPNLHLSIYQGLVYSDLVSKSTSLIINQIQGAPCYSRQSIEALLFDEKEINYSLIDDEKLPEVENEAILNESHQLIENVNTIQSSIADGELFQAFVNQQVSMNTPVAPFDVYQRLCKIAPAPYMYYASFKSFRIIGASPELLMRLEDDTITMRPVSLGVYKDGSDDALLNKEHLLLVDLCRNDVAKVSTAGSLKINEYATKESNLNQLRLVSDISGDCSESHDKYEVLFSMLPPVVLTGAPRANAASHLSKIAQQSYCSGCIGYIDFRNIVQTALCVRTLIYQDSMYMACASAGVMANTTEYVVINTLEDSLNPMIKAVKGS, encoded by the coding sequence ATGATTGAAGTTAAAAGTAAATTACAAAAACTAGATCGATTTGTTAGCGCAAATAATGCTTATTTGAAATTGCGGCAAGTACTATCAGAAGATGAGCTATTTTTGCTTGAGTCTTTATCTGGATCAAAGGCAGATAAAAATAAAGTATTGGTAGGTTTTAATCCGATGCTTAACTTAATCTTACAAAATAACTTGCTCAAAGTTACGGGTAATGACTATTTATCTGACGCAGTGGTAGGTGAGATCAAAAGTAATTGTGAGCTTTCTGAGGTAGATAAAAATCAATTTAAATTATCAAGTAAAGCTCAATTATTGGAAACTTTACGACTAGTAGAATCGCTATTTGATATTGATTATTTAGGTAGCCACCGTGGGTTTCAGTTTGGCTTTTTTGGTTATATTGATGGTGGGATTAATGAAGCTTTTGATCAAGCGCTAGTGTCAAATAAAGATGAAGTATGTATTGATTTACCTAATTTGCATTTAAGTATTTATCAAGGGCTTGTTTATAGTGATTTAGTTAGTAAAAGTACTTCGTTGATTATTAATCAGATACAGGGAGCACCTTGTTATTCACGTCAGTCAATTGAAGCATTATTATTTGATGAAAAAGAAATTAATTATAGTTTAATTGATGATGAGAAATTACCTGAAGTTGAAAATGAAGCCATACTTAATGAGTCTCATCAACTAATAGAAAATGTAAACACAATTCAATCTTCTATAGCAGATGGTGAATTATTTCAAGCTTTTGTTAACCAACAAGTTTCAATGAATACACCAGTTGCCCCTTTTGATGTTTATCAGAGGTTATGTAAAATAGCACCTGCCCCTTATATGTATTATGCAAGCTTTAAATCATTCCGTATTATAGGTGCTTCACCAGAATTATTAATGAGATTAGAAGATGATACAATCACAATGCGACCAGTTTCTTTAGGTGTTTATAAAGATGGTAGTGATGATGCACTTTTGAATAAAGAGCATTTACTGTTGGTTGATTTATGTAGAAATGATGTTGCTAAAGTATCAACTGCTGGTAGTTTAAAAATAAATGAGTATGCGACAAAAGAGTCTAATTTAAATCAATTGAGATTGGTTTCAGATATTAGTGGTGACTGCTCAGAAAGCCACGATAAATATGAGGTGTTATTTTCAATGTTGCCACCTGTTGTGCTAACTGGAGCACCAAGAGCCAATGCAGCATCACATTTATCAAAAATAGCTCAACAATCTTACTGTAGTGGCTGTATAGGGTACATTGATTTTAGAAATATAGTACAAACGGCACTTTGTGTTAGAACATTAATCTATCAAGATAGCATGTATATGGCTTGTGCTTCTGCTGGTGTGATGGCAAATACAACAGAATATGTGGTTATCAATACATTAGAGGATAGCCTAAATCCAATGATAAAAGCAGTGAAAGGAAGTTAA
- a CDS encoding transcriptional regulator — protein MHVKSGWQQFVQLIHNTKDDIVELDQLLDFLLTDEEKAQMAKRVILTHYLIYGDKTQRTIAKELEVSLTTITRCSNLLKHTSDNIKQQFDFDLEE, from the coding sequence ATGCACGTTAAATCAGGTTGGCAACAGTTCGTTCAATTAATTCATAATACAAAGGATGATATAGTAGAGCTAGACCAATTATTAGATTTTTTACTAACGGATGAAGAAAAAGCACAAATGGCAAAGCGTGTGATTTTAACTCATTACCTTATTTATGGTGATAAAACACAAAGAACAATTGCTAAAGAGCTTGAGGTTAGTTTAACTACAATTACTCGATGCTCTAATTTACTTAAACATACATCAGATAATATAAAGCAACAGTTTGATTTTGATTTGGAAGAATAA